Within Montipora foliosa isolate CH-2021 chromosome 3, ASM3666993v2, whole genome shotgun sequence, the genomic segment GCGGGCAATTTTAGTCACTAGATCGGTTTGACCGAAGATTTGAATTTCCCGCTTGGGTaaaaatttacattttaaatCTTCCTTGGGCATTTAGTAGGTTATTGTCTAATCTGCTCATTAAATTAATctcatttatttacttttcttatACTTCAGACCTGCCCAATGTTCCCGACGAAACTCCAGCGATCTCAGAAATCTCAGAGAGCACCAACATTAGCACATTCAGCTTGCCAGTACCGCTACCGCAACCCTTAATGGAGCTATCTCTGTCAGAGCCACCAGTGGCCCCAAAAGAACCTGGACCCAAGGAGGTTACGTATGAGTTGGTCGAGGAGGCCTCCAAGCAGCGCCGCACAAAACTTATTGACAGCCGGGGATACAGCTACAATGTGAGGCGCCGTAAACAAAGTCAGCAACCATTTGGCAGTGCTCAGCCCAAACCAAGTCGTCGTACTGCAACGCCACTGTAAAGGAAATCCACGGCCAATTTACAATTTGGTCGAGGAGGCCTCCAAGCAGCGCCGCACAAAACTTATCGACAGCCGGGGATACAGCTACAATGTGTGGCGCCGTAAACAAAGTCAGCAACCATTTGGCAGTGCTCAGCCCGAACCAAGTCGTCGTACTGCAACGCCACTGTAAAGGAAATCCAGGGCCAATTTACAGAGACACAGTAACACAACCATGAGCTGGCAGTTGGTGCTGTCACAGCGGCCAAGGTCGTCTCAGCTATAAAGCAGAAAGCCCTTGAGGACGTTTTTTAAACCTGCCCCTGCAATTGTACATGACGTAAAGCAACATTGCATAATCCATTACATTAACATTGCAATCACTAACATGGTTTCTTATTTTTTACAGGTCCTACTGGAAGAGATGTCCACAGCCCCCTGTCCGGCTATGAGCAAGCCAGTACACCTAGCCTGTGCTGACAATCGTTTGTGGCAGAGCAATCGCCCAGCGGACCCCACAAGCCTTGACTTCGACCTTCGAAAAGATGTTCTGCCAGAGAACTTTCTACGTGCGGACATCACTACCAGGAATGGCCGTCACCTAATATTTGCCACAGATGAACAGTTAAACACTCTCAGAGAAGCCAGAACGTGGTACATTGATGGTACGTTCAAACTGGTTTGCCGTCCATTCCAGCAGCTGTTTTCCGTTAATGCTTTTGTTAGAAAGGAGGAGTGTGTCAAGCAAGTTCCTCTGGTATTCGTGTTGTCAGGCCGAAGAAAGAAGGACTATAAGAAGGTATATATCTATCTCCTTATTTTTTTCCTCGTATATCATCATAATAATCGGCCGCTCTCACGTCGCTCTCGCCTCTCCTTTTTGTTCATTATTAAAATGATTCTTGTTGCAAATTCCAGGTTTTAAGGAAAATAATAGAATTGGTGCCGGGAGATACTGTGGCCATCCAAAATGTGGTGATGGATTTCAAGAAAGCGTTGTGGGCTGCAGTAAAGTCGGTGATGGATGTGATAATGATGGGGTGTGTGTTTCACTGGACTCAGGTGATATGGAGGAAGGTTAGTATATACAATTAAATCAGACGGAACTTTGTTGCTATTTTGGTATTTTTCGGAACAGCCACCTCCTTTAAAGATTTTAATATAAtttacttaaaattattttctcttgcAGGTTCAAGATCTAGGATTGACGCATGCTTACACAACAGACGAAAGCACCTTCAGTTATATCCGCTGCTTGATGGCCCTAACATTCATCCCATTCCAAGAAATCCCTGCTGTGTTCCAGACATTATCAGTTGAAGCCACCACAGAACCCTTACAAGAACTTGTCGGCTACATTTCCACAAACTGGATCACCAGCACGATATTCCCCCCCAAGGACTGGAGCGTCTACGGCAAGGCAGTGAGAACAAATAACGATGTAGAAGGGTGGCATAATGCCCTTAACCGTCACGCTTCAGGCAGGCCTCGTCTTCCACTTTACCAGCTGTTCCAACTACTACACATGGAGGCCAAGCTGGTTCAACTGCAGATGCGTCTTGTGGCGGACAAAAAGTTGGCCCGAATCCAGCGGAAGAGGTACCGGGGATATCAGCAGAATATATTTGTTCTTTGGGGGGAATATTCGAACCGCGAAAAGACGGTACAGCAGCATCTAAAAGGTTCTTCATTTCAAAACGTTGCTGTAAGACAAGATCTAAGAAATAACTAAGTAGCATTaaatatttttcagtttttaagGCTAGCGGTTTGTAATATTAAGTATTAACTATAATAGTAGTATTCATTAGGATTACAGTCAACTGTCCATCATTGTCCGGCTTAAAGAGAGTTTAGATACAGTAAAATGgctgaaaaactgaaaaacaggGTCAAACACCACCTCTCCGTCTTATAAaggtgtccgttaagagagaATTGACTGTATTCTATTTGTGGGTATTGTTAAAAGAAATTGATTATTAAAAAATTACTAAGACTATTGGTATTCATTAGGATTATTCTATTTGCCGGGtaatttgtaaaagaatttGTAGTTTGTAATATTAACTAACACTAGTAGTATTCATTAGAATTATTGCCGGGTAGTGTTTCTcgtataatttgtaaaaaagaatTTGTAAATAAAGCGGTTTGTAATATTAACTAAGACCAACAGTATCGTAAAAAGAAATTGTAGTGTTGCTCATCGTTGACAATAAAGCGGTTTGTATTATGGCGAATAGGTACTTCATGTAAATGTTACTTGAACAGAAGCTATTTATACATCATCTACGAAAGGGGAAATTTTATACGAGCACATTTCTATAACACTTTCAGAACAGTACTGGTACGTTAACATTAGAGATCATCTTTTGTTGAACAGAAATTAGTTAATGTGTCAAATGTGGGGCAAAATGACTCAGTAATATGGGGCAGATCGACAATTCGGGCGACAATTCCACTCACCAAACCAGGCGATTGATTGATATTTCCACTCGCACATGCGTTATTTCATCATTCAGAAATAATATCGCTCAAATATTTCAATATATATCATTTGGGGCGGATCGACTCAGCTTCGGGGCGGATCGACTCTGGGGTGGATTGACTGCAATTCGAACAAGGTACGAGGATTTACTAGAACTGTTCATTGAAAGATATCCAACAAACAACGAAGTCGACCCCAAACAATTTCCCAACAGCAAAAATACTGGTGTATTCAGCAAAGAAAAGATAATAGCAAAGTTGAAGAAAATCAAATTTGGGTATAGAAAAGCCGACGACTCTGGAAGACGAAGCGGAGGGGGTAGAGTTGTAACGTTACTATTTGACGAATGCTCAGAATTATGGTGTGGATGCCCAGCTGTCGAGGCCATGGGTAATGGCATCGAAACCTCTAAGGAGATATCTGTAAGTGAAAATTCTGAGGAAGTTGCATCAGGGCCTTCTGCTGTGGATGATGCTGCCAGTGACGATGATACTAGTGGGACAACCTCAATTGCACGTGTCACGGAAGCAGTTGAAAAAAACTATTGATACAAGACGAAACTTAATTTCTAAActaatagagaaaaaaaattccaagttGACCGAGAAAGTCACAACAGATAAGACTGTTAGCACTTGGACAAGAAGAGCTTCAACTTAACAAGAGAATGATTGATCAGCtggaaaaatctgaaaaaaagtaCACAGAAAGTATGCAAAGTTTTGCTACTAGTTTAAATTTTCTGAGCTCAACACTGCAGAATGGGTTCAACATGCTAGGGATGATGATGCAACAGAATCATAATCAGTGGTACAACAGTCACCCCCAATATCAGCAGCAATATCAACAGCAACCCAACAATGTGCCAGACTTTTGGCATTTGCAGGATCCTTCTCATTTTGATCAGAGTTGAACAATGATAACATTTTTTACATTCTCTACAACATCTGTTAGATTGTTTCCACTTATCAGTTACTAGCATCCTTTGAACAAAGTTGTGTTAATCTCAGGCACTACCAGCGCTAAGCACGAGTACATTCATGATGTTAACTATTCGTAAGTGAATCAAGTTTTCATAGTTGAACGATTAAACTTAGGGATTTTGAATCCCTTGTAACCATTCAGTGTCACAGGCTATTGAGGCTTGACAAACATTTTATTGTTCTAAGCTGTCAAACTGCCTTTTGTTCAGTTTCGTGTTGCTATTGATGGTTATTGAGTTCCATATTTTAAAGGTATTGTCTTTCCTATTTAATAAGAGTAAAACTTGTTGAATGAAGTTTAACCAGTAAAAAAAGAATCACCCATGTTTTTTTACATTTGGTTCATTTGTAAGACCAATATATTGTTGATAACACAAGTATCACTGTCTAGAAAATTCCCAGGGATGCAGCCTTCATGAACAGAAGTGATATTTTTCCACACTCCCATGGACAATAACTATCGGATAATATCAAAGAGAAGGGATGCAAGTGGTTTTAACATAAACTACATACAGAAATTCTGAGGTGTTAGTGGGTTTTTTGTCTGGAATTCCAGGAAGGGTTTGTTCACGGCAATCACCTCAGCCTCCTTTGGAAATTCTTTGCAATCGGTCTTTGTcaatttcttttgaaaattaatAGCTCTTACATGACATTAATTGAAATACTCTACAAAAACTTTACGAATCTGTTTGCTCCTGGCTTCTGGACCTTGATTCCTAGCATTTGGAGCCCCAGGCTGGAACTGCCTCTCGTAGCTAATTGCCTTCTCGACTACCTCGTTGGCTATAGATTCACCATTCATCTGGCAGTAGTTGTGTAGAATAAAGCAGGCATTTAGTACATTAGGGAGATCATTGAGATTTATGTCCATCTCACCCTTGAGTGCTCCAAATCTGCCCTTGAGTATCCCAAATACACATTCCATAACCATGTGTGCAGAACAAAGTCGCCATCCAAAGAATTGTTCTTCTGGTGTGCTACCTCCACCAGGGAATTCCTTCATCACATAAGGCAACAGTGGGTATGCCCGGTCTCCAAGGACACAGATTGGAACAGGGTCAGTATTGGGAACTATAACCTTTGGTAAGGATGGGATAGAACCATTCCTTAACATTTCATTGCGTTTTGAGTTACAAAAAATTCTGGAATCATGGACACTCCCAGGCCATTTTATCACAACATCCATAAAACAATATCTATAATCACAAATGGCTTGCACATTCAAGGAATATCTGTTTTTCCGGTCGATGAAATCCGTTGTATTTTCAAAGGGCTGTTTAATAAAGATATGAGTTGCATCAACAGCTCCTATGCATCGTGGAAAGCCATGAGCATCATAAAAATTGCCTGTTTCACTTCTTGTTCTGATGTTGGTAATTTGATGCACTCAGGCCCAAGGACGATCGAAATGCATTTGCAAACTCTGCGAACAGTTTCAGACACAGTTGATTTCCCGATCCCAAATGCATTACCAACCTTGAGGTATCTACCCTCGTCCAATAGATAATACAAAGTTACAGCTACTTGTTTTTCAACATTAATAGGGGATCTCATATTTGTAGACTGCTTTTGCAGAAAAGGTCTGACATTATCACACAATTTCATGAAATTTTCTCCCACCAGAGAGATGTTCTTCCTGGTCTCACCcaatgttttctctttttcctttttggctTACTGATGGCTGAACGACGTTTTTGAATGCCGTTTTCGGTTTGTAAGAGGACGCTAACACAGCGTCGCCTTCCCGCTTGGTAAGCTGTACAGGTCAAGTCCATTTGAAGGATTATATTTTGCATCAACACCATGATGTTTCCAAGCAATGCAATTCGTCCTCAATTTTGGCGTTCAACTTTTTGAATGGCGAGGCGTCTACATTTTCTTACGTTTAGCGTGGTTCAGTGTGAACGGAACCCCTAAATGGACGAATTGTCAACCAGTAGAAATTTCTTCCGGTACCATGTGAATGTAGCCTCAgttattgcaatatttttgacaagtaggaccagaaaagaaaaaaactgggGAATATTCAAATGGTCAGTCCAAAATCGGGACAAGAACCAGGAGAGCAATCAACGGTATGGCAGCTGATCTGTTCAATTGAACTTTCGGGTCGCGATTGTTTCAGACGTTTTTCAACACTTATCACCTAACTTTTCATTTCGCCGCTCACTTTTTCCAATGGGCAAGTTCGCGATTTGCTCGAGGAAATGGGGTCATACTTGGAAGGCAATTTAGCGATCTTAGATAATGTAAGTTCTACAGCCTGGTACCTGTTAAACGACGTAAAGTACTATGCGAAAATTCTGTGTGTTTTACCAAAAGCCAGAGCCGGTTGAAataatttgtttctttgtcagACGAAACCACTGAATGATCACCTGGCAAGATGGTAAGTAATACGTgagaaaaaaattttgaaagttGCATTTTTCAGTTCAAGGCATAAGCAAAGGAACTCAAAGAATGCTATCTGTCCACATTTAACAGGGACCGATTGGCAATCCTAGCCGTTCGCTTTTTGTCGGAGCAGCTGACGGTGCAAGAAATCCCCCAAAGGCTGGATAGAGCTGgtaaatgtttgttttgtgtttACTGTTGTGGAACGTTTTCTGTTTCACGTTTATTTTAAGTTACGAGTAGTGCGTCGTGTGTGACGCGAAAGAACACTGCCAGAAAAGAAAAAGGCCTGCTCGAAATCCTGGGGCCAGGATTTTTCTCGCACGACAGACTAAGCGAAAGAGGGACTACTTGTAGTCTATAAGCAAAATGTTGCAGGAATCATACATTTTTCTCGCTGTGGGCTGTGAGAGCATCCCCTTTTTTCAGCTCGAGTTTCCCCTGCCGGCGGGTGTCAGTTGAGCCGAAAAAACCGTATGCTCTGGCACGCTTGGACATTATTGATGATTTTCTTCTTTCTAAAAAGATAATTGTTCTTCCCGTAGGGTCGCAGAACATCCCGAGGTCCACGTGAATTTCATGTGAAATTAGGATGAAACTAAGtgatttaaaattgtgtaaCTGAATAAATTTGTGTTGGTTTTCTGTCTCCAATTGTGTCTGTTTACTGTCTCCGTTAATTTGAATTTACAAATGATGGTCACCTGTATATAGTGACAACCCTAACAGTAACTAAAAGCTAACCATACTTTGAGTCAGTGCTTAACCCTTATCACTATAGTCATGTCTTAGCCCTAATCACTATTTTCAGTGCTATTATACTGCTGACTATCATTTGGCGTTCTGCGTTTAGTGTTCTGCATTCTACGTTTAGTGTTTTGCATTCTGCAATATACCCCTACCATTGATAAATTATGATATATTCTTACCATATTGATACGTTTAAGTTTTTGTTCATAAAATACaattatgatgatgatatttttattatcaagaACCGGAATGGAAATTGTCTAAAAATGTATGGTAAAAATAGATAAATTTGACCAAATGTTAAAAGTCTTTAGGCTGCTTATCTGAAAAGAACATGTATCTTTGACTTAGTTTCATTTATCTAAAAGGACCAGCaacaactgtaaaaaaaaaatctaagaaaaaagatttttttattatttttacttttatttatcTGTTGCTTGTTAGAAGTACCAAGAAATAATATGTATTCTGGGTGTTTCCTTCGATTTGTGGGGAGTACTCTCATTATTGTTATCTAaggtatttaaaaaaaatgttttgttccagaTATTAAATATATCACACAAAGTAAGGAAATGATAACCTTATAAGATGTTGAGTTTTTATAATACATAGAAAAGTagaattaaatttatttaaagttATTTAATAATCATATCTGAAATTGCCAGCTATTAAAATTTATGAGAAGCTTACAAGCCTCggatatatttttttgtatcaGGTATGATTATTTACAAGGCCAAAATTCAGCACAAGtttattcaaagggccgatgtTTTGCACACAGTATGCTTTCCTGCCTGCCTTCTTAAGATTTGTGCAAAATGTGTGGAAGGCCaatgcaggaatttttttcctgGTCTACTCTGcatgcatgaattttttttcacttaatttgcccttgcatgaattttttttttgtacttcgaccccccccccccccccccataacttttctaatggtccgtcccttaatCATGCCGACCAAAGCAATTCCTTTGTCACTGGTTCTAATTGGCTTTCAGTGATTGGATAGTGGTGAAGCTCACATGCTTTTCGCACATTGCTCATTCGGTCGCATGATTTGTGTGACACTGGTTTTCACTTAAGGAATCGCAAAGCCATTATGTCAAATACTTCAAAAGCAAGAACTTCGAGAAAACCCACAGGTAAGAGCCATTGAAACATTTCAGAAAGGACTTTATTTTTCAAGATTTGGTGCGATCCTTCTCCAAATAACTTGTGTGTCGATCGATTTCCAGAACACAAGGAGCTGTTGGTGTTCTTTCCGGATGACTACTCGGCTGTGAAAATGTCACGGAATAAAGTGTTGGGAACTGTCCAACAACTTAGCCAGGCACATACATGGGCTGATGTGTACATTGGTGAGTCACAGGCGTGGAAAGGACTTATCATAAAAACTGGTGAGTAAAATACAGACTTACTTGTAGAACATTTACGTCGCACAACATTTTCAATAATGCAAGTAGGTACGATCGAGTAACGATGCTATTTTGCAACAAAAAGAAATCACTTAACTTTTAAACTGACTTAACTTCGGGAATTAAGCTGTGCGTTTAATGTAAGGATTCAGATCATTCTACAGAAAAGTAATCAAGGCTTGTCATCATTATTCAACAGGCAAATCACGCAACGAACTTGCAAGGTACGAACTTGCATTTTTGAAATTCCTTGACCGACATGCAGACAACAAAGAGAACATTCCCTTGTCCAATTTTTTCGAGGAGTGGGAAAATGTTGATAACAGCGATGACGAAAATTCTTGTGTTGAGGTTTGTTCTTTGAGACTTTTTCCTATTTGTAAACATCAAACTGAATACCCgagtaattattatttattattggtTTGTTATGCTTGCCGTTTGCAGAACTGATGTAACTAAAATGTCTGTGATTGCATTCTTTATGTGTCAAGGGTGGCCAGTATTATAACATAAACTAATTCTTGGTCTTTCAGCTTGAAGTTCAAaccaagaaagaaattaaagcaaaaaaggTGAAAAATGGAGTGAAGCATCTAAAACTTACAGAAGAGCCAAATGATGGACAGGTCAGTAGTGGGCTTCTGCCATTTATTCTTTGGCATTTTAGGACAAAACTGGGGAACATGCGCTTCAGGGGcagatctagggggagggggtACAGAGAGTTTGCCCCCACCCCTTAAGATGAAGCCTTCTTCTTTGTATTTGCTTTCAAAATTTGTTTACCTCACCAGTCAGTTATGCCATTCCTTAGTGATGCATGCCTTCGTGAGAAAAATCCTGGGTCCACCCCTAGCCTTTGTGGTATTTCAACCTGTACTGGATTCTAAGATACATGTAGCAGTTTTTTCATTCAGATTGTGTTATtggtttgtttgtctgttttctTCGTTAGAAGCAAGAAGTACAGAATCAAGAAATCGTCAATtttcaaaaggaaagaaaggagcTAAAACTGGAACAAAGAGGCAAAAACATTCAGACAATTCAGTAGGCTTTCACGTAAAAGATGAAATGATTTGGTATATTTAAGCAAAGGATGGCTGCAATATAAATGTGACTGAGATACCACATACCTCTCAGAGATTTAGACAGAACCCCTACCACAAAGTCTCATTTAGTTTGTGGCATAGTAATCACAGCTGACATCAAATACTGTCTGCTCATGAA encodes:
- the LOC137995571 gene encoding uncharacterized protein; translation: MLRNGSIPSLPKVIVPNTDPVPICVLGDRAYPLLPYVMKEFPGGGSTPEEQFFGWRLCSAHMVMECVFGILKGRFGALKGEMDINLNDLPNVLNACFILHNYCQMNGESIANEVVEKAISYERQFQPGAPNARNQGPEARSKQIRKVFVEYFN